The nucleotide sequence tcaAACAGCCTCCGTCTAAACAGTTAACTTGTCAATCTGTAACCTCCACTTGGCCGCatttatgcaacaaaaaaaagctccttGTGTATTCATGTCAAAAGTAACATCGAGAATAAGTTCTCAGTCATTTTTTCCGTAGATGCACAGAGGGGAGCCCAACATACATGAAGTACTTTTTAATAGGACACCCTTTACTAGTTTGGTGACcaataaactttgatttttctaaaaatggtaCAACATCTATTCTGCAACAACTTGAACCTTTTCACTTTTCTTCTCGAGCTGTCAGCGTACCTCATACACATTTGTCATCCATGGTTCAAATTTCTCCATCTGCTATTAGAAAATGGCCAAATATGTGATTTCACAACTTGCGGCGTAAATCACAGTCTGGATTAGCATGAATCACATcagctgagtttttttttatttgtttgtttggttgtttgatTTGGAATAAGCCCCCTGCTTCCTTAAAGTTCGCAAAGGAACCTAATAATAATTTGTGTCAATGTTCAAAGCTATTTTACCAGCAAGAGACAGTTTCAACATTTTtgcaaatacaataaaaaagatttctaaAGAAACGTTTTAAGCGTAACCAATTCAAAACACAAAGAGcgtagaaattattttttcagaaaaacaagcaaaaaaaaaaaaaagacaataatcgTTTTTACCTTAAATGaaattgcacattttttgttttatgagtCGGAACACACCAGAAGCATTCAATGTTTCCCAGCCGCTTGAAAGCCTGATAAGCTAAATCAATTGTGTCCTTTCCAGCACACACTTCAGAAGCCGAGCTGTGTTCCTCTGCTGAGCCTTGTGCCCAAAGGTAACTCTCATCTTCTCTTGAATGTcaccagaaataaaatatttagtgCTGAACTTCAGATTTCATAATCTAGAACTTTCAATATGTCAAGGTATTGCGTTGGACACGCCACAGGGATTTACCGTGACAGGAGGTCACATTGGATATCTTGCTCCGAATTACTTAAGATTTGCCGAGAAAAGAATCAAAAGTGCGGCAGCAAAATAACCACATGGGCATAAAGGTAATCCGTTTTACCTTAAAGGAGGGCTCTCTTTaaatttttgaacaataataataacattttaaatggtAATCTTAAAATAGACATAGATTGAAACCATTTTTGAGGGGTTAATGTGGGAGCAGCTTTTTTTAAGGTACTTGATGGCCAGTTTTTAAGAGTAAATTCTCTTATCTTCCCCTGCAGAAACAATGAAAATGGTTTATAGTTTGGCCTTCATGttgagaaaaaatacttttttttctgcatcttaaACAGTCCAACCTTCTTACCTTTGCAATGACATTAGTAAAATGTCGTTATTCTTTctgagaaactttttttttctttttttttttttttttaccagcctGTATTTGCAGTATACATGATAAGATTCAAACCATCATGTTACCATTAAGAAAGAGTAAATGccaatatttttataaaacctTTGAATAGGTTGTACGAGAAAACATAAAAGTTGAACAGATTTGTTTGGCACTCAGACATCAAACTTTCAAAAAATGGTTCATGCTTATGTCTTTTTGAAAATATCTTTATGAGAGATACAGGTACATTCTCTAGCTtttgaaatcaaataaaaattaagtatttattcatttgctGCAAGAAggtaaacaacagaaaaacatagaTATTAATGTGACTTGTTTGGAAAATTTAGGAAATTTTAATTAGTCTTTTCTATGTACATTTCTGGTACATttgccgtttttttttgttttgtcacaattttgtattttgtcGTCATGGAAGGTAGAGGTCAAAACAGGGACAGTACAAAGATAAATGACTTCTGCTTTCCTCTGCAATTACAAAACATTTGAAGTCACTGTTATTGTAACTGTTATTATAATGttgtcattgtttatttttctttttaaatcacactgtcataattttaaaaaatcatgtttaaaggtaaattttgtaacataaaaaaatgtacacttCAAAAAGAAGAGTCCTTAATACTAATATAATGAGAAACTCACACCCcttagaaatgaaataaaaatcacaaacagaTCTTCGTTTCTATGTGATGCAACCATGAGGGCTTGTATGTCACCTTTGtacttctgtttttcatgtgtAACGGGTCAAACGTCACGTTTGGTGGTCTATCAGACGCCTGCTTTTTGTGCAGAATGGAAAAAATTTCATTTACATTCAATTTTTAACTTCATCTCCTTTATGATTATACCTTAGCAGACTGTTTATTAGCCTTTAAAgagtaaaaacagcagcagttaATCGATCCAAACTTGCTGTTtaatacaatattttaaaaagatggtCAAACACatgatgtgaaaaataaatgtgccgcgggagaaagaaaaatctgaaagcAGAAAAGGCAACACATAATTCTTTAGACATAACAATGTAAAGtcaaacaaaattataaaagaaTACCAAATTAAATCTAATTGTGCCACCAGGGTTGACTAGCGGCTGACAGTCAAGGCGGTGCCACCTCCTGTTAAAATAGTTTCCAAgttcctgatttaaaaaaaaagaaattagtaATGAGGGTTTAGGAAAGCCTGATAGCAGAAGTggaagttgtttatttttaagtttttaattgGCTGCTAGGTCacaaaagttttagaaaaactactatatattatgtattattttttttaatataaattttcTCAGCTTTTGTCCATACATTTAGATAATATATAAATACTGTACAGTGCATATTGTGGTTTGataataacaaaacattttattatctTATTAATGTGATAGAAGTGCTCTCATTGAACAAATACAAAAGCCAACTTCCTGAAAAAGAGTCTTTTGCAATGATTACATTTCTCAACATTTAGATGTCAGCGAAACCCTAAAGAAGAAGTTACCCTCCTCTAATACGGACCGTGCCTTCACCACTCTTTCTTTTAGATGCAATATGAGAACATTAAGGATGCTCGTCCACATATATAAAGGTAAATGCTAAAGACTTAATTTTTTTGGGAAGAAAACGCAATAAGATGGGTTAATAAcagtgtttttgcattttgcagCTCTGTTATTCAGTGTCTTATGGTCAAATAAGCAAAGAGCGGGCTGTGTCCAGTTGTCCGCTCCAGAAGAGGTAACAGGAACCCGCGGTGGATCCCTGACCGTCTCTTGTCAGTATGACCTCGAATTTAAGGACAACCCAAAATACTGGTGCAGGGGGTCTGTATATGAACTGTGTAGGATAGTCGTGAGAACACCCAAGAAACATATCAACAACAGAACCTTCATCGCTGATGACAACAGAGTTGGAATTTTTAATGTGACAATGAGTCCCCTCAGGAAAGAGGATGAAAACGTTTACTGGTGTGTCATCTCTAGATCTGGAAGAAATGTCTTTCAAAGAGTGACGCTTCGTGTCTCAGATGCAGGTATGTTTTTGGAGACCCTGAACAGATGCATCATGATccaactcaaaaaaataactttttcattCTGTTTGAATCCACTCTATACGATGGAGTTTTAGGACCAGTttacaaataacttttttttatttttatgactttaaagtcataaatttacccaaaaaaacagttaaattacgagaataaagtcataaatttatgatttTACATCTCGTAATATTACTGTTCCTTTCtatggccctaaaactctgtcataACTAAGTGATAATTGcaggaaatatttatttattttgagatTCTAACACATCTAAAACagctaaaatgaaatatttgactCCATCATCTATCAAACCATAAAAGCAAAACTTTCCctatatattttagttttttttactgtattttatttactaATTGATGATCTACATTCTTTTCAGTTGAGACCAGTCCAGCTACCACTACTGAAAGTAACTCCATTCAAATGCTGGAAAAACAGCAAGAGAGGTGAGACTCAAATATCAAGTGTGATGCTGCTGAATGAAACAGTAATCAGTTGAATCAGAAGTATTTCAATTGGTTATCTTTAAAGAGAATAATTTCATTGGGGGTTTACTTCTATATGTTTTAGTTGGTGGGCAACTCTTcgctggattcttttttttgcgacgTTGACATGTTTGGCATCGACTCATTTGattgtttggaggagaaagactGCAAAGAACATGAGGACAGTTAACTGATCATCATTGTTGTTCTCTTTTTAAAGACATGAATATATGAAGTGTGTATATAGATCTGAAATGAGCTGtctaaataaaatgattttgcatTGTCTTctggtaattaaaaaaatcatttcagaaaataacaaccccaaatttctttttaaaacaattgatattttaataaacaaagacttcaacaagtcctccatgccatcatctaatgctgcatgtgaggactttgcagaccacttcatgggtaaaatcaatgctataagatcaaacatttcatccatGCAGTACACGGATCTTAACAGACCTCCAGCATTGAttttaccagaagaaacactggagagttttgtcctggttgatgcagagatgcttggtcgagttgtatcccaagtaaacactacaacctgccttttagatcccattcccatttcactttttaaaacattttatggattctttgagtcagagcttttaaatatagtaaattgctctcttcagacgggggtcttcccctctgcctgtaagacggcggtggtgaggccccttctgaagaagagtcaattagatccaaaaaatctggataactatagacccgtatccaacttaccatttttaagtaaaataatagaaaaaagtgtcgctactcaactgcatgagtttttaaatgcccaaaaaattttagaaaaatatcagtctggttttaggaaaagCCATAGTACAGAAacggctcttttaaagatcgttaatgATCTTAGATTAAACTATGACTCTCAGAAACTTTCTGTCgtggtgctgctggatctcagtgccgcttttgatacagtagatcaccagattttattagacagacttagtagtctagtgggcctctctggaaatgttcttaagtggttttactcttacctgacagatcgacacttttatgtaagtatggatacgtaCTCTTCAGGAatccatgaaataagttgtggggttccccaggggtcgattttagggccaatactgtttaatttatatatgttgcctcttggggatgtcatcaggagacatggcgttgactttcacagctatgctgatgatacacagctttacatcgccgtgtctcctgatgaccttgaaccggttaacactcttttaaactgcattttagatataaagttgtggatggcagaaaatttcttacagctcaaccaggacaaaactgaagttttaatcatcggttctgaagacaagagagagatgattttaccacatcttcataattttaaaccttctcaatgtgtgagaaacctgggcgtactttttgactctgagctaaattttatgccacacattaaaaatgtcgttaagacaggattttatcatcttaagaacattgccagagtccgcccgttcctctctcttgccagcacagaggtgctaatgcatgcttttattttcagttgtttagattactgtaatgccctgctctctggtttacccaaaaagtctctttcaaacttacaacttctacagaactcagcggcacgagttctgacgaggaccagagggcgggaacacattacaccggttttaaaatcgctgcattggctccctatgcgtttcaggattgattttaaaattcttttaatggtttataaatgtttttatggtcttgggccttcttatttaaatgatattcttttaaaatatgagccctcgcggaccttgAGGTCTTCCGgtactggcctcttagttgttcccaaggtgaggaccaaaacttatggtgaggcttcgttctgccattatggtcctcgcctgtggaacggccttccggagagcctcagggctgcagagactgtagaagtttttaagaagaggctcaagacccacctttttaatttagcttttagttgattttaactgctaatttattctattagttttagtataggctatttcatgtatttattttaattttatgcatcttattctcaattttatgttttgttttttcttttcttcttttttatgtttttaattttagcatcttatgattttagccccagtgtttcttgaggggatcttttcctccagggcttgccggcttggtcagcggttgttgctgcagttgttgcccttgctggggcggctggggtctaattttacagctctatggctgtgagggggaccccggtgttgtcccggtctgggtggttgctgtggcgatgttccgttggccgggctggctcctggtatgaaaggattcccagatactgtttcctcacagcagagccaagccatacttgtttgtttgtttatttatttatttatttatttatttatttatttatttatttatttatttatttatttattttacagttacatagtcataattcattgtacgtgggagccatgggtcatgtggtttaatggaggggagtgggaagggtgaagggtgggttggggtttttattgtaatgttgtgtgtttactgtttttagtgttaaagcgcttcgagctgcacaaagtgcatgagaagcgctattttataaataaagtttgatttgatttgatttaattagaTCATTTTGAATATAATTATTTGTAGACACTGCATTATTATGAATacatctaaaaatgtattttacagttGATGCCTAAGGTCACCCATTTAAGAATTACAAATCTAGCTTAAAAATTTGCATCATTTGAACAACATTACCATTCATCTTGTTCCTCTTGCCATGTATTTCAAAtttgcagaacaaaaaaattggttttaattaataattataaaccagagggaaaaaaaactttgtggaGTGAGAAGAATAAAATAGACTGAGGGCTTGAGGTCCAGTTTGTAATGTTACCTCCTATTTCAATTATACTTGGGGTAATAATGGAACTGCAATGTCCCTTAAATACTTCTAATGCGCAAAGAGaatgtgtttttagttttaaccTTATGAATATTGGGGTTGGTATTTTAACATATCTCAATGTCAAGAGCTAAAAAATATCTGCCAGAAGTCAGTATACTGAAGTAttccatttatttattggaACTCTGAACAACTACATTGAAAAAGGTGAGTGAACATTGTTGACATCACTGGCTCCATGCGTGCATCACTACATTGCTGGTTTTGCTTGCGTCTGGCCCTGTATCTTGGAATGTAGTCAGGTGTTATTATATATTGAGAACTTAAACGTTTAAGAGATTTCTGTTCACAATCACACTTTATCTGTCTTTGAGAATTGCATTCaatatgcaaaaaacaaaatgcagaaacaaTCAATTAATACCTTaatcaaaaaatatttcaatcaatcatttattttgtctaaacATTCCTTCTgcgttttattttctgaaacattttattcacaTGAAACATCTGTATTTGTCAACATTTATTATCATTGACAAAAAATGCAACAGCCCCTCAACAAATATGTTGATCAGAACTCCTGTGATAAAAggagcagaatcagaaccagAATCCATTAATcttgttatttaaaaataattgatgaCTTTTTGCAAATGTACAGAGCTATTAAATTCAAGGcaaagatgtctttttttttttttaaggcaaacatgtttttttttttttttttttttttgtaaataaactttattgcacattatgccattttacaaaaaaaccacAATCAGGTATGCAATAAGAACACAATTGCAAACACGAAATACACatatgtataaaaacaaaagcaagaatagaaaaagaaataagcaATGGGCTAAGTctgtgaagattttttttttttttttaaggcaaacATGTCAGGTAAGACAGACTTATGAGGTGACGTCACCACAAAGCTTTTGTCAAGAGACCAAACACAACCAGGGAAGCTGTGCTGGTAAAATAAAAGCCAAGGAAGGATTGTTTAAAATCCACAGTATGGATACCAAAATGTAGAAACAAGACGTTTTAGCTAAAGgaacacattttaattaaattaaaatgtaacatCCAAAACATTGAATTGTGATGACTGCAGAATTTTAGGCTTTAATTGTTTGTCTTGTGCACATTTAATAGCCAAGATGAAATACAGAtcactttttgttgtttataatccCTTAACTATCAGTACATGTAATCCTCTTTCAGGGATTTAATACACATGACTCCTGTTGtactattaaatacattttttcttctttttacttgAGTAtacaacatgttttcttctaaAGTTCCAGTGTAAAATCAACTGGTAATAATTTTGTACACCTTTGGTAAAACTAAAGCATTAAGCAAACAACTGAAGGACACTCAATGAAGGCTATTAatttgggagaaaaaaagagtaaacaaAGCCAGAGAACTAGAGACCAATGAactaaaactgcaactcaacaAATGCGTGTTAGAATTATTCCATCTTGTCTATAACAAGACAAACCCCTGAAAATCGcggaaaaaacacaattattaggAATGAAAACAATGAAGTTACAATGTTTGTTATGAAGCCTACAGTAAAAGTGGTTCATTACATTAGCTTAAGttaaaactaataataataataataacaataataataataaattagaaAAGACTTTCAAATAGTTGTTAAATTTTTGTAgaaaatcatatttgaaaaataaattgttaatgtctttttgtcttgttgcttcaaacaacatttttggctAGTATTATAAAATATGCAAATTGATAAACGcgtaataagtaaaaaaatattacttAAAATTCAACAGTAATGCCTTACACTACCTAGTCACTTGGGAAAGTAAAGTATTTCTATTGTAATAATTTGATCCCAATATTGTTGATTTTGTTCAGCATTGCGCTGAATGTCTTACTTTGAAAGTCACATCCGGTGTGATTGTGTTGAGCTCGACAATGGGCGGAAGTAAAGACTGACTCCCACTGACAGACTGAACCAAGTTACTGCTCGCTGGTGCCAACGCCCGGCGAAACCGACAGCCAACCTTTGCAAGCAGAGTTACGGGTAAAATAGGTACGTAGCCCAAACATTTGAATTCCTTTGTGTAAATCCATTTAAAGATTACAAGCTGGGTTCCCACCAGTCTTTGAGCTGCAGCAATTATGCTAATGTTTGCTAGTTTGCTACGCTAGCCCTCATGTTAGCATTGGATGACTGAAACTAGCAGCACTTATCATTTGttgtacaaatacaaaaactaaatttaaatatgttttctgaTTAAGTAAAATGTCCGTGTGAAAATAACACCTGGTACTATTTCCGAATTTTAAccatacttgttttttttacgggCTTTTTGAGCACCGAGCCATCGTTAGCCTCTAGTGAATGATAATACTGGGGCGTGACTGAACTGAAGTAAATAAAACGCTGAAGCATGAGTATTTTCCCGCTGTTTAATTTGCTCATCGAACtgttgattactttttttttaatgaacaagaCTAAAAGGCCTGAACAACGTTTAAAATAATGTACCGTCTGAAATGTGAACTGGCCCAAGCTAGCCTAAAGTGAGGCAACACCTCCTTCTCTCTCTCTGCAGTTCTCAGTTgctaacagcagcagaaagCACAGAGATGCAGACGATCAAATGTGTTGTGGTGGGTGATGGTGCAGTAGGAAAAACCTGCTTGCTGATTTCCTACACCACCAACAAATTCCCTTCTGAATATGTACCAACAGTAAGTATTGCCCGCATATTATTCTtcctttttaatctttatgGTTTTAAGACAAAATGGGATGAATTCCATCCAACATTTTATTAATCTGGATAATATTCTTCATCACAGGTATTTGACAACTATGCAGTAACTGTAATGATTGGAGGTGAACCATACACTCTGGGGTTATTTGATACAGCAGGTATGACTTTATTTAAAccgttttatttaaataaaattaacataaaatataataaaatgttttccaaattTGCACTTTCTGGAATTGCAGATTGTAATGCAGGTCTGCTTGGTTTGTATTAGCTACATAGATCTCATATTTTCTACCTTTACAtacattagggctgcacgatatgagcaagacttgcgatgtgcgatattagtgatcaatattgcgataacgatataatttgcggtatataaacaaatggtAAAACAACCAAGAACATCTTTACCatctcattgcaacagtttaaaaaaatgatactccaaatgaccttcGTTGATGTAGGAGGCAAACAGCTAACAtgaaagggctcatctgattggtcaacatcggaaagggtccatccaattggtcaaatgcataaatggatttatttgattcgttaaatgcttcaagatgccataggattgttttagcacatttaaggtaaccatttattgcgatttttgctgacttttgcgatatggatattgcactgcttgatattgcgataacgataaatttgcggtatattgtgcaggcctaacatacatgtatatacataagcagctggatagctcagttggcTGGATTTAAGACTGCCATGCAGGAAATCTACTGTCACATTGTTATATATTGTTTTAGACTAGTTCCTGGTGGTCAACAGTTTTAACTTCCTGCTTACTACATATAAAGTTTTGGTCTTGTACTTATTAAAATTGTACATATATAGAAAGAAATTAGCTAATTTCAATGCATggtaaaaaggacaaaataatCACTGTTAAAAACTAAGTAGTCAGAAGTTTTGGTCTTTTGATAAATTAAATCGCTATCAAAGCCGGGTACCAATCAGTATGAACAGTGCTGGTACAAAACGGCTATCACCACAGTTGATACTGATTGGCTTTGGAACATGACGTTACAACACATTGATAAAACCAGAgcacatattttttaaacagtaataATTTTAGTGATCTTCAACCCTGCTCTCCAAGAGCCCctttcctgcttgttttccagctgACCTGATTACTTGGATCTGGTGTGTTCAGTCGATCAGAAATTGAACACCAATCAGCTACGCTTGCAGGGTTTTTAAAACAGTCGGAGGATTTTAAAGGATTACGGTTGGAATTCCAGAAAATGAAGTTGGGACTAACATTTTTCataatgcaaatattttttgtctttaaataagtCCCCGTAACAGAATAGAGGAGTTAAGGGTTTACTTAGAGAAAATCATTTTCAAGTTGTTTctgttaatcttttttttccctattaAAGCCTTTATAGTTGCATTTTGTGAAACACTTATTGACTCCTGGGAAGAGTCTTTACGACTCTGGTTCTCTTTTGACAAATGACACGCAAAGATTATTTCTGATAAGTTatgtatttcaaaatcaatttcCAGCTAAGGCTCATTTGGtgaagaaattgaaaaaaagtgaGCAATGCATGAATGTTGCATAATGGCCATTTCAAGCTTTTATTGCACCAGGGTCAAAACTACAGTAGAAATAACAATGTAAAGACAAAAATGGAATGGTCAGGGAATAATATTTAAAGTTGTAATTCTTCTCAACTGTCAGTAGGTGTCAACATAGACTCATTAGATCTGTCAAtctagatcaaagtaaaaaatacagtatataAGCATAACAACTAAGAAAACAAAGTACTTATAATAGATTATAATCcaagttttaaaatgtactaGTTCTTATtaaatacttctttttttttttattaattattttgagCATTTAGTTGTTGTCTGTGCGGTTGGAGATCTCTAAATTACtaacacaaactgctgctgaCTGTGTTGACTTTTGTCTACCATCACAATTTACTCCCATATTGAGCCAACTGTCTCTCTGCAGGTCAGGAGGATTACGACAGGTTGAGACCCCTAAGCTACCCTCAGACCGACGTCTTCCTAGTTTGTTTCTCCGTTGTGTCACCCTCTTCCTTTGAGAATGTTAAAGAAAAGGTGAGTGTCCACTATAACAGTAATTTTGCTCACCCCCACAATGCGACCcctgtatttgttcatttgttcttagtttttttcttggaaataATACCAATGTCACGATTCAAAGATCAAAAGTATTTtgtatccaaaaataatatattttgaagaaaatgctgcaaactactttactttattttatttttttactttgaatggCCTTGATAAGCTAAATTCACTTTAATCATTTTTAGACCCATCTAACTTTCATGCTAATTAGCTGGATAAGCTGTGTGATCTCAGCTTGCTGTGGTTTGGAGCCAAGCTCTCAGCACTCACCATTTCCTGGTGCCAGTGGTGTAGGGATGCAGGGTTTGCTGTGTATGAAGGAACACGAGTGCAGCTGCTTCCTATTTGTCTCTTGCCAAGAGTTCTGGCCATTATTTTGTTTGCTGTTTCATTCACTGACTCTCTGTCCTCCAGCATGATTGTAAAGAAATTAATGTCACTGATcccataaaaaaggaaaatataggTTTAGAGTGGCATTTCTTTCTGTCGTTTTGAATGGAAGATAGAGAAGACGCTCCAGTTGCTCACAGCTCCATGATGATTCACGTCACATACTCTCTTGAAATAACAGTCTTGCTAATGCATCCCtcagtttgtgaatgaaaaatggCTAAGAAC is from Oryzias latipes chromosome 7, ASM223467v1 and encodes:
- the LOC101164400 gene encoding cell division control protein 42 homolog isoform X2, which encodes MQTIKCVVVGDGAVGKTCLLISYTTNKFPSEYVPTVFDNYAVTVMIGGEPYTLGLFDTAGQEDYDRLRPLSYPQTDVFLVCFSVVSPSSFENVKEKWVPEITHHCPKTPFLLVGTQIDLRDDPSTVEKLAKNKQKPITPETAEKLARDLKAVKYVECSALTQKGLKNVFDEAILAALEPPEPKQRRKCVLL
- the LOC101164400 gene encoding cell division control protein 42 homolog isoform X3; translation: MQTIKCVVVGDGAVGKTCLLISYTTNKFPSEYVPTVFDNYAVTVMIGGEPYTLGLFDTAGQEDYDRLRPLSYPQTDVFLVCFSVVSPSSFENVKEKWVPEITHHCPKTPFLLVGTQIDLRDDPSTVEKLAKNKQKPITPETAEKLARDLKAVKYVECSALTQRGLKNVFDEAILAALEPPETQRKRKCCLF
- the LOC105354429 gene encoding CMRF35-like molecule 3, coding for MRTLRMLVHIYKALLFSVLWSNKQRAGCVQLSAPEEVTGTRGGSLTVSCQYDLEFKDNPKYWCRGSVYELCRIVVRTPKKHINNRTFIADDNRVGIFNVTMSPLRKEDENVYWCVISRSGRNVFQRVTLRVSDAVETSPATTTESNSIQMLEKQQESWWATLRWILFFATLTCLASTHLIVWRRKTAKNMRTVN